The Pochonia chlamydosporia 170 chromosome 1, whole genome shotgun sequence genome window below encodes:
- a CDS encoding tRNA (uridine-2'-O-)-methyltransferase TRM7 (similar to Verticillium alfalfae VaMs.102 XP_003001609.1), translated as MGKSSKDKRDAYYRLAKEQGWRARSAFKLLQLDEEFNLFANVSRVVDLCAAPGSWSQVLSRVLIKNEQFGLKSWQNQEAHLRRSMLSVFPTASPPSIEPAIAEQHEASKPRDDVKIVSIDLQPISPLAGITTLQADITHPATVPLLLKALDPGSGDVSEGKASHPVDLVLSDGAPDVTGLHDLDIYVQSQLLFAALNLALCVLKPGGKFVAKIFRGRNVDVLYAQLKIFFEKVVVAKPRSSRASSMEAFIVCLNFRPPVGFHASLEEPLGVGERLDNMVKERELQLPVLAESVMQNTETGAWDCTTELVLCGSSSHGSSGITELEVYDEANNIDWNDQGSGRNTRWIAPFIACGDLSAFDSDASYLLPEDYVSLDPVQPPIAPPYKRAIELRAAQSKAVR; from the exons ATGGGCAAATCCTCCAAAGACAAGCGCGACGCATACTACCGTCTCGCCAAAGAACAAGGCTGGCGTGCCAGAAGCGCCTTTAAACTCCTCCAGCTCGACGAAG AGTTCAATCTATTCGCCAATGTCTCCCGCGTAGTTGACCTCTGCGCCGCCCCAGGGTCCTGGTCCCAAGTCCTCTCCCGGGTGCTCATCAAAAACGAGCAGTTCGGCCTAAAATCATGGCAGAACCAGGAAGCCCACCTCCGACGATCCATGCTGTCCGTCTTCCCTACCGCGAGCCCTCCGTCCATCGAGCCCGCCATCGCCGAGCAGCACGAGGCCTCCAAGCCGAGAGACGACGTGAAAATCGTCTCCATTGACCTGCAGCCGATTTCTCCCCTCGCGGGCATAACGACGCTACAGGCAGATATCACGCATCCCGCTACggtgccgctgctgctgaaggCGCTGGACCCGGGGAGTGGCGATGTGTCGGAGGGCAAGGCCTCGCACCCGGTGGACTTGGTGCTTAGTGACGGGGCGCCTGATGTGACGGGGTTGCATGACCTGGACATCTACGTGCAGAGTCAGTTGCTGTTTGCGGCGCTGAACCTCGCGCTGTGTGTGTTGAAGCCGGGGGGCAAGTTTGTGGCCAAGATATTTAGGGGGAGGAACGTGGATGTGCTGTATGCGCAGCTCAAGATCTTTTTTGAAAAGGTCGTGGTGGCGAAACCTAGGAGTTCGAGGGCGAGCAGTATGGAGGCTTTTATTGTGTGTTTGAACTTTAGGCCGCCTGTGGGATTTCACGCCAGTTTGGAAGAGCCGCTGGGCGTGGGAGAGAGATTGGACAACATGGTCAAGGAGAGGGAGTTGCAATTACCTGTGTTGGCTGAGAGTGTCATGCAGAATACGGAGACGGGAGCTTGGGATTGCACTACAGAACTGGTTCTCTGCGGATCATCGAGTCACGGTTCTTCTGGCATCACGGAACTGGAAGTATACGACGAAGCGAACAACATCGACTGGAATGACCAAGGCAGCGGTAGAAACACTCGATGGATTGCGCCGTTTATTGCTTGCGGAGATCTATCAGCTTTTGACTCCGATGCATCCTATCTGCTCCCTGAGGACTATGTCTCTCTGGACCCTGTGCAGCCTCCCATCGCGCCACCATACAAACGGGCCATTGAACTGCGGGCTGCACAGTCAAAGGCCGTACGCTaa
- a CDS encoding stomatin family protein (similar to Neosartorya fischeri NRRL 181 XP_001264788.1), whose product MVAASLTRAALRSPLLSQQARLFTSSARTLLPASFAGPLPSYFQKPRLPANTVVRFVPQQTAWIVERMGKFNRILEPGLAVLIPFIDRIAYVKSLKESAIEIPSQSAITADNVTLELDGVLYTRVFDAYKASYGVEDAEYAISQLAQTTMRSEIGQLTLDHVLKERAALNTNITAAINDAAEAWGVTCLRYEIRDIHAPAAVVEAMHRQVTAERSKRAEILDSEGQRQSAINIAEGKKQSVILASEAMRAERINEADGEAEAILLKARATAEGIDAVSKAILDGREGAKGAISLTVAEKYVEAFGNLAKEGTAVVVPGNVGDIGGMIATGLSVYGKVGEAQAKTMAKNVVDTSTSAEGSYSKKEIEQPKSEEEASARRREQMRETMLDGFDQTAAKK is encoded by the exons ATGGTGGCCGCCTCTCTTACTCGAGCTGCTCTCCGGAGCCCGTTGCTTTCACAGCAGGCTCGTCTTTTTACCTCGTCCGCCCGAACTCTCCTCCCGGCCAGCTTCGCCGGACCACTGCCATCATATTTCCAGAAGCCTCGACTCCCTGCCAATACGGTTGTTCGATTCGTTCCTCAGCAGACAGCATGGATTGTTGAGCGCATGGGCAAGTTCAATCGCATCCTCGAACCAGGTCTGGCAGTCTTAATACCCTTCATTGATCGCATTGCCTATGTCAAGAGCCTCAAGGAATCTGCCATTGAGATACCTAGCCAGAGTGCCATTACTGCCGACAATGTCACACTCGAACTTGACGGCGTCCTCTACACTCGAGTCTTTGATGCTTACAAAGCCAG CTATGGCGTTGAAGACGCAGAATATGCCATCTCCCAGCTTGCCCAGACTACCATGCGTTCCGAGATCGGTCAGCTTACTTTGGACCATGTTCTAAAGGAGCGCGCAgcactcaacaccaacatcactGCTGCTATAAATGACGCCGCCGAGGCATGGGGCGTTACATGCTTAAGATATGAAATTCGAGATATTCATGCTCCCGCCGCCGTTGTCGAAGCAATGCACCGACAGGTCACAGCCGAGCGATCCAAGCGAGCAGAAATTCTCGACTCCGAGGGTCAGCGCCAAAgtgccatcaacatcgcGGAGGGTAAGAAGCAGAGTGTAATTCTCGCTTCCGAGGCTATGCGTGCCGAGCGCATCAATGAAGCCGATGGTGAGGCAGAGGCAATTCTTCTCAAGGCTCGAGCCACAGCTGAAGGTATCGACGCGGTTTCCAAGGCCATTCTCGATGGCCGAGAAGGTGCCAAGGGTGCCATCAGCTTGACTGTTGCTGAGAAGTATGTTGAGGCAtttggcaacttggccaaaGAGGGTACTGCTGTTGTAGTTCCCGGAAATGTTGGCGATATCGGTGGCATGATTGCCACTGGGTTAAGCGTGTACGGCAAAGTAGGCGAGGCTCAAGCCAAGACCATGGCTAAGAATGTTGTCGACACCTCTACTTCAGCAGAAGGCAGCTATTCGAAGAAGGAAATCGAGCAACCGAAGTCAGAAGAGGAGGCGTCAGCCAGAAGGAGAGAACAAATGAGGGAAACGATGCTTGACGGTTTCGACCAAACAGCCGCCAAGAAATGA
- a CDS encoding ribose-phosphate pyrophosphokinase 2 (similar to Aspergillus terreus NIH2624 XP_001213168.1) gives MLDQMANEIKLISGSSHPELSAKVASRLGIDIANTMSLNYSNQETSVSIGESVRDEDVFILQSTAPGDVNDGLMELLIMIHACRTASARRITAVIPNFPYARQDKKDKSRAPISAKLIANMLQVSGCNHVITMDLHASQIQGFFNVPVDNLYAEPSVLRWIRENLESQNCVIVSPDAGGAKRATAIADRLNVGFALIHKERPRPNVVGRMVLVGDVQDKVAILVDDMADTCGTLVKAAETVNQHGAKEVYAIVTHGILSGKAIENINASCLAGLVVTNTVPLGDKTERCPKLKVIDVSATLAEAIRRTHNGESVSYLFTNAPV, from the exons ATGTTGGATCAAATGGCAAACGAAATCAAGCTCATCTCTGGGAGCTCTCACCCGGAGCTCAGTGCCAAAGTCGCCAGCCG GCTAGGCATTGATATAGCCAACACCATGAGTCTCAACTACTCAAATCAGGAGACCAGTGTGTCTATTGGAGAATCTGTTCGAGATGAAGACGTCTTCATTCTCCAGTCGACAGCCCCCGGGGATGTCAATGACGGACTAATGGAACTGCTCATCATGATTCATGCATGCCGAACTGCTTCTGCTCGCCGAATCACTGCAGTCATTCCCAACTTTCCTTACGCCCgccaggacaagaaggacaagtCGCGCGCCCCTATCAGTGCCAAGCTCATTGCAAACATGCTCCAAGTTTCTGGTTGC AATCACGTCATCACCATGGACTTGCACGCCTCTCAGATTCAGGGTTTCTTCAACGTTCCTGTCGACAACCTCTATGCTGAGCCTTCTGTCCTTCGCTGGATCCGCGAGAACCTGGAATCACAAAACTGCGTCATCGTGTCGCCTGACGCTGGTGGTGCCAAGCGAGCAACCGCCATCGCTGATCGTCTGAATGTCGGGTTTGCTCTGATCCACAAGGAGAGACCTCGCCCCAATGTCGTTGGTCGCATGGTCCTGGTTGGCGATGTTCAGGACAAGGTTGCCATTCTGGTTGACGACATGGCTGATACCTGCGGAACT CTTGTCAAGGCCGCCGAAACTGTAAACCAGCACGGCGCAAAAGAAGTCTACGCCATCGTCACTCACGGTATTCTAAGTGGCAAGGCTATCGAGAACATTAATGCCTCATGTCTCGCCGGATTGGTCGTCACCAACA CCGTTCCCCTCGGTGACAAGACTGAGAGATGTCCCAAACTTAAGGTGATTGACGTCTCGGCCACTCTAGCAGAG GCAATTCGCCGCACACACAATGGCGAATCGGTTTCTTACCTTTTCACCAACGCCCCTGTCTAA
- a CDS encoding ubiquitin-conjugating enzyme spm2 (similar to Metarhizium acridum CQMa 102 XP_007809090.1) produces MSAKVPRNFRLLEELEKGEKGLGAEACSYGLEDSEDLLMSNWNGTILGPPHSVHENRIYSVKMHCGDNYPDVPPTIQFVSQVNLPCVNPRNGMVDPNQLPCLAQWKRENTMETVLIELRRYLLVLTTDGYCVD; encoded by the exons ATGTCTGCCAAGGTTCCACGCAACTTTCGCTtgctggaggagctggagaagggCGAGAAGGGCCTTGGTGCCGAGGCTTGTAGCTACGGTCTTGAGGACAGTGAAGACCTTCTCATGAGCAACTGGAACGGGACCATTTTGGGACCTCCTCAT TCTGTCCACGAGAACCGTATCTATAGCGTCAAGATGCATTGCGGCGACAACTATCCCGATGTGCCTCCAACGATTCAGTTCGTTAGCCAGGTCAACCTGCCTTGTGTTAACCCGCGCAACGGCATGGTTGATCCCAACCAGCTTCCCTGCCTCGCCCAGTGGAAACGAGAAAACACCATGGAGACAGTTCTTATCGAATTAAGAAGGTATTTACTTGTTCTTACAACCGACGGTTATTGCGTTGATTAG
- a CDS encoding endosomal peripheral membrane protein (similar to Coccidioides immitis RS XP_001247865.1), translating to MTTQLLANELANLIQESKRKHNDLRQAAEKSLEELKQLGNVSEQAAPECMKAPSTPHASSFDSFGQNDLTPVFIVLSQKPNFVNPFIIACGTKNAKFTSIAIVCLQRLIVAKALPKSKLNQVLEALMQASSAGLDVQLKILQALPSLLQNYSSELNGDLLVTTLNICFILQSSKNAIVNNTSAATLQQLVVSVFDKVVAEDKNGSDSPVAGEAPSADGTVQLRSAALDAYRIFNDLCLITENQRPEFLRFSSLPQTFGLELIESVITNHASVFTTHPEQAHVLRVAVMPLIVSALKGKPSFATTVRLVRILYTMVRRHIGILPKECGDALELLTHLLDQDSALWKRALCMEVFRSIFGDYTLVRKIFSLYDAKEGERDVIKTLAATFVRLSTEKPAVIGLGHQSTVPMSDPSSNLATSTDQAMLEAGMSGIISSSINSEASNTGISTQWSSIRVPCIDQLDKTEPPPIPESYVYSLILSCLSSLSDGLAKFILPLTVPGESRNRRKASKHDPGRDSPIPSDSPRKKQTGLERSASFKKNPVPVNPLQLEDHPVYPDVKICAAIVDECWPAILATFSTFLYAALDSEYYHGLVRSFQRFAHVSGLLQLATPRDAFLSTLGKSAVPPNLLTACMNSGQTKPTPPTTPSETANTLFSNARGLLSVEALTPGSPSTEKQRHASFDVGAVSLNSRNLLCLRALLNLGIALGPTLGSAWGIIFETLQQADFVLFATGKAPGRTPSIGRSTEQGSDADSLMANFSNEIRSVETAASRLIESTVDFPNAPFVEVVEAVCNLLEQNSSEKAGASDPTSPSPIEPSQKQLGHGHRRVLSFSSTTSTSSNQEFLFALAKLGEIASVNLERLLMNSPAASGWNILTDEIINALDSPILGAPVRVKAAEILARLVLEAATATTSIPEDSRGPVQLRLLSSLRDALAALNKNARSASVASIATDIDVHRIILEGLKSLIESCGESLVSGWDIAFEIIGSGFVTSNAIQEHRRGSEGAGLLSTRSPKLTRSAFGSLQLICSDFLSSLPNSCFLILVDTLYKFCSQDDDLNIALTTVTFFWVLSDFLSAKENTLEISSDLLNGSGESELEKKAADHTHKGSDAALWMLLLLRLATVTSDERLDLRNSAIQTLLRIFDAYGGRLSPEAWSICMKSVIFKLLYSLEEELDAASDDDVDERDRVDWHGTAVVVLDGISGLLANHIDVLTAHPSFNQLWRELLGHFATLLDFKVLEINTAAFKALSHVLSQTSDDKKPIFNKTTVEFAWDLWSRGIPTSKPVGGKDEDNQNCLVAYVAALRDVYKLIQADLTVDTVKRMLTLLRQTVEEASVGTYVQDIEHATSLQTQTLAAVQMIRTDVEGVPSVMIKQVSEFVMLAYNRDLSASKPKRTFVAMSKASMKLVEALILNHAADQDIYKSGAFSDALAALHKPISLKYGFPITTKSVQPWRLATSSVLSILEATLSQISGLHIPRETVQSIWVTVVAVADGILSAECDEASDGASFEEDEKFDISSFHSLQALIIPSLGSESVPDEARKSYAESLFKNSVIHNFTPAERQFSSKEDEHGLSSLYAARSGRTVAVPPTLRKNMAYVAFNELFSLVSTDDDNVSSMPQNTKQGSKKKNKDTKDKATISTFRDRIASTAAPFLILRCALTIRAYVADQPLRGQMPQPLSQRKELVWTLKKLVELESRGQAIPSLEKAEGEGRKHLLRLYPLLVRALGVGGDDTVLRLLGEALEAVGGELGIV from the exons ATGACGACTCAGCTGCTGGCCAACGAGCTTGCCAACCTCATCCAGGAAAGCAAGAGGAAGCACAATGACTTGAGACAG GCCGCTGAAAAGTCGCTTGAAGAGCTCAAGCAGCTTGGGAACGTATCTGAGCAAGCTGCTCCAGAATGTATGAAAGCTCCATCTACGCCACACGCGTCTTCTTTCGACAGTTTTGGCCAAAATGATCTCACACCAGTCTTCATAGTGCTCTCGCAGAAACCCAACTTTGTCAATCCCTTCATTATTGCCTGCGGGACCAAGAATGCAAAGTTCACGagcatcgccatcgtctGCCTCCAGCGGCtcattgtcgccaaggcTCTGCCCAAATCGAAGCTCAACCAAGTGCTGGAGGCGTTGATGCAGGCATCTTCTGCTGGGTTAGATGTGCAGCTAAAGATTCTACAGGCTCTGCCGTCGTTGCTGCAGAATTACTCTTCTGAGCTGAATGGCGATTTGCTGGTGACGACGTTGAACATTTGCTTCATTTtgcagagcagcaagaaTGCTATTGTGAATAACACGAGCGCTGCAACATTGCAGCAGCTAGTTGTTTCGGTTTTTGACAAGGTTGTCGCTGAAGATA AAAATGGATCAGACTCTCCCGTGGCTGGGGAAGCACCGTCTGCTGATGGGACGGTTCAGCTTCGCTCAGCTGCACTTGATGCATACAGA ATTTTCAACGATTTGTGTCTCATAACGGAAAATCAAAGACCAGAGTTCTTGAGATTCTCGAGCTTGCCGCAGACTTTTGGGCTCGAGCTGATCGAGTCTGTAATTACGAACCACGCCTCTGTGTTCACTACCCACCCTGAACAGGCTCATGTTCTTCGTGTCGCTGTCATGCCCCTCATTGTCAGTGCGCTCAAAGGGAAGCCTTCATTTGCTACTACCGTCAGACTCGTGCGCATTCTCTATACAATGGTCCGAAGGCATATTGGAATTTTACCCAAGGAATGCGGCGATGCTTTGGAACTTCTTACCCATCTTCTAGACCAGGATTCGGCATTGTGGAAGCGGGCTCTCTGCATGGAAGTATTCCGAAGCATATTTGGCGACTATACCTTGGTACGAAAGATATTCTCACTCTATGACGCCAAAGAGGGCGAGAGAGATGTCATCAAGACATTGGCGGCGACGTTTGTCAGGCTAAGCACTGAAAAACCTGCCGTCATCGGGCTTGGCCATCAGTCTACGGTGCCAATGTCGGATCCCTCGAGCAATCTTGCTACGTCCACAGATCAGGCGATGCTTGAGGCTGGCATGagcggcatcatcagcagcTCCATCAATTCCGAAGCTTCAAACACAGGCATTAGCACCCAATGGAGCTCTATCCGAGTTCCATGCATTGACCAACTCGATAAGACGGAGCCACCTCCCATTCCAGAATCATACGTCTACAGTCTGATATTGTCATGTCTTTCGTCACTGTCGGATGGTTTGGCCAAGTTTATCCTTCCCCTTACAGTACCAGGCGAGAGCCGCAACCGCCGCAAGGCCTCCAAGCACGACCCTGGCCGAGACTCCCCCATTCCTTCAGACTCAccaagaaagaaacagacAGGTTTGGAACGATCTGCGTCCTTCAAAAAGAATCCTGTCCCCGTCAACCCCCTCCAGTTGGAAGATCATCCCGTGTACCCTGATGTCAAGATATGCGcagccattgttgatgaatgcTGGCCTGCCATTCTTGCCACATTCTCTACTTTCCTATACGCTGCCCTCGATTCCGAATACTATCACGGCCTGGTCCGATCGTTTCAGAGATTCGCCCATGTGTCGGGCCTCCTGCAGCTTGCAACTCCTAGAGACGCCTTCTTGTCAACACTCGGCAAATCTGCTGTACCTCCTAATCTCCTCACTGCTTGCATGAACTCTGGGCAGACCAAACCGACGCCACCGACCACTCCCTCTGAAACGGCAAACACACTCTTCAGCAACGCCCGTGGTTTATTAAGCGTCGAAGCATTGACACCAGGCTCCCCTTCGACAGAAAAGCAGCGCCATGCCTCATTTGATGTCGGTGCAGTTTCACTGAACTCGCGTAATCTTCTCTGTTTGCGGGCACTTCTCAACCTCGGCATTGCCCTAGGTCCAACTTTAGGGTCGGCATGGGGCATCATCTTTGAGACCTTACAGCAGGCAGATTTCGTGCTGTTTGCAACGGGCAAGGCGCCTGGTCGAACTCCGTCTATTGGTCGCAGCACCGAGCAAGGCAGTGATGCTGACTCACTGATGGCCAACTTCAGCAACGAGATAAGATCCGTTGAGACTGCGGCCTCGCGGTTAATTGAGAGCACTGTTGACTTCCCCAATGCGCCATTTGTAGAGGTTGTCGAAGCAGTGTGCAACCTCCTCGAGCAAAACTCTTCGGAAAAGGCGGGAGCCAGTGACCCGACTTCCCCATCACCCATAGAGCCCTCGCAAAAGCAActcggccatggccatcgtCGTGTGTTGAGTTTTTCCAGTACTACGTCTACGTCATCAAATCAAGAATTTTTGTTCGCGCtggccaaacttggcgagATTGCTAGCGTCAACTTGGAAAGACTACTTATGAATAGTCCAGCCGCCTCAGGGTGGAACATTTTGACGGATGAAATCATCAATGCCCTCGATTCCCCGATCCTAGGTGCCCCTGTGAGAGTAAAGGCTGCCGAGATACTTGCCCGGCTTGTCCTGGAGGCCGCTACCGCAACAACTTCGATCCCGGAAGACAGTAGAGGTCCAGTTCAGTTGCGGTTGCTGTCATCTTTACGGGACGCGCTGGCGGCTCTTAACAAGAATGCCCGTAGTGCATCAGTCGCAAGCATCGCGACGGACATTGACGTTCACAGAATCATTCTTGAGGGTTTGAAGAGTCTGATTGAAAGCTGCGGTGAGAGCTTGGTCAGCGGTTGGGACATCGCGTTCGAAATTATCGGCAGTGGATTCGTGACATCCAATGCCATACAAGAACATAGACGAGGATCAGAGGGCGCAGGTCTGCTCTCCACGAGGTCTCCTAAGCTTACGAGATCCGCATTTGGCTCGTTGCAACTTATTTGCTCCGACTTTCTATCTTCACTGCCCAACTCTTGCTTCTTGATTCTGGTGGATACGCTGTATAAGTTTTGCTCTCAAGACGACGACCTTAACATTGCACTCACG ACCGTTACATTCTTTTGGGTCCTGTCAGACTTCCTCTCTGCCAAGGAAAATACCCTGGAGATTAGTTCCGATCTTCTGAATGGGTCTGGCGAGTCCGAACTCGAGAAAAAGGCAGCAGATCACACGCACAAGGGGTCAGATGCCGCATTGtggatgttgctgcttctcAGACTGGCTACAGTCACCTCAGATGAGCGGCTAGATCTGCGAAACTCAGCCATCCAGACCCTTTTAAGAATCTTTGATGCCTATGGTGGGCGGTTGAGCCCAGAAGCGTGGTCAATTTGTATGAAGTCGGTGATTTTCAAGCTTCTGTACTCTTTGGAAGAAGAGCTGGACGCTGCCTCTGACGACGATGTCGATGAAAGGGACAGAGTGGACTGGCACGGCACGGCTGTCGTGGTTCTTGACGGCATCTCTGGCCTTCTCGCCAACCACATTGACGTTCTTACGGCTCATCCTTCATTTAATCAACTATGGCGGGAACTACTTGGGCACTTTGCAACTCTTCTCGATTTCAAGGTTCTTGAGATTAATACTGCGGCTTTCAAAGCGTTAAGCCATGTTCTCTCGCAAACTTCAGATGATAAGAAaccaatcttcaacaagacgaCTGTTGAATTTGCCTGGGACTTGTGGTCCAGGGGCATCCCGACTTCAAAGCCggttggcggcaaagacgaAGACAATCAGAACTGCTTGGTGGCATACGTGGCAGCACTACGGGACGTTTACAAACTCATTCAGGCGGATCTGACTGTCGATACCGTGAAGCGCATGCTCACCTTGCTGCGTCAAACAGTTGAAGAAGCCTCAGTGGGAACATATGTCCAAGATATCGAGCACGCTACAAGCCTGCAGACCCAAACGCTCGCCGCCGTCCAAATGATCCGGACTGACGTGGAAGGCGTGCCGTCAGTcatgatcaagcaggtgtCAGAATTTGTCATGTTGGCATACAACCGAGATCTTTCTGCGTCTAAACCAAAACGCACATTTGTAGCCATGTCTAAGGCCAGCATGAAGCTGGTCGAGGCGCTCATACTAAATCACGCTGCTGACCAGGATATCTATAAGAGCGGTGCCTTTTCAGATGCGCTGGCAGCCCTTCACAAGCCAATTTCTCTGAAATATGGCTTTCCCATCACTACCAAGTCAGTCCAACCTTGGAGattggcaacatcatcagTTTTGTCAATTTTGGAGGCCACACTTTCACAGATCAGTGGCTTGCATATTCCCCGCGAAACGGTTCAGAGTATTTGGGTCACTGTTGTCGCTGTGGCGGATGGTATCCTGAGTGCGGAATGTGACGAGGCTTCCGACGGAGCATCCTTTGAAGAGGACGAAAAATTCGATATTTCGTCGTTCCACAGCCTACAGGCCTTGATCATCCCGTCCCTTGGCTCAGAAAGCGTGCCCGATGAGGCCAGGAAGTCATATGCTGAAAGCCTGTTCAAGAACTCCGTCATCCACAACTTTACTCCTGCAGAAAGGCAATTCTCAAGTAAAGAAGACGAACACGGTCTTTCTTCTCTCTACGCAGCGAGGTCAGGCCGCACGGTAGCTGTTCCACCGACACTGCGGAAGAACATGGCCTACGTTGCATTCAACGAGCTCTTTTCTCTGGTATCaaccgacgacgacaacgtGTCAAGCATgccacaaaacaccaaacaggggtccaagaagaaaaacaaagacaccaaggacaaggcgaCTATATCCACTTTCCGCGACCGCATCGCCAGCACAGCAGCGCCATTCCTCATTCTCCGATGCGCATTAACAATTCGCGCGTATGTTGCAGATCAGCCACTCCGAGGACAGATGCCACAACCGCTCAGTCAGCGTAAGGAACTAGTTTGGAcgctgaagaagttggtggAGCTTGAGAGTCGTGGCCAAGCCATACCATCGCTGGAGAAGGCTGAGGGTGAGGGCAGGAAACACCTTTTGCGACTATATCCCTTGTTGGTGAGGGCATTGGGAGTTGGGGGTGATGATACAGTGCTGCGGTTGCTGGGTGAGGCATTGGAAGCCGTTGGCGGTGAACTGGGGATTGTTTAG
- a CDS encoding phosphopantothenoylcysteine decarboxylase (similar to Verticillium alfalfae VaMs.102 XP_003001613.1): MENLSFLPPRLTSSASSCSSLQDMSSSRNRKLHLLVAATGPRDTSWAQALVVRLSKNPHIEMRAIVDDVVPRLTQTIIVMENRSLATGQGERADDVEFFRQQAFELVDWADLLVCVPLDADGIAKMLAGIADTFLGEVLRGWNIQKSVVLVPGMSTHMWSNPATKRQLSKIHRKWNWIRVMTPILWHYEGQMNPKRVPNWNGFNEVLGIIKNQADLLGLGRDVEIATGTVVVPDTNVQIRSKLPPEIWTMVLDQAGDWELAKALGMYTNLPMPTAWSLEPKDPSVPLKVYEHELEWTALTGNSAAICKKLSQSPPNFRDVPALVVKLIIRFALIDVLAYMEANRPDLFRAFDGTTLPTNASAYYPRTDVLDFWKQSKWFRDEHMYDAEAVDGASKNGHVRILDWWWRRSGLPLRYTETALEQASGRGHLLVLEWWRDAAAQDEEIVLRPGRSLLWASQHGQADVLKWWDASGIPVAHGDAVTKVASRWGQVQVLETWRRLKGDNKLVFDPDVLLSSTIHQHVDVLEWWRKFAHGELEGMEGRKQLVEFRTFNIEEALEDSIGDADQNRARKWWAQYGLDLGMRNEEWLQTRYL; this comes from the coding sequence atggagaaCTTGTCGTTTCTTCCGCCACGCCTAACatcgtcggcatcgtcatgtTCGTCTCTGCAGGACATGTCCTCGTCGAGAAATCGCAAGTTGCACCTGCTCGTGGCCGCTACCGGACCCCGCGATACATCATGGGCCCAAGCGCTCGTCGTGCGACTGTCCAAGAATCCCCATATCGAAATGCGAGCCATTGTCGACGATGTTGTCCCCCGACTTACCCAGACCATCATTGTCATGGAAAATCGGAGCCTTGCCACGGGACAAGGCGAACGCGCCGACGACGTCGAGTTCTTCCGCCAGCAAGCCTTCGAACTAGTCGATTGGGCCGACTTGTTAGTCTGCGTTCCTCTGGACGCAGATGggattgccaagatgctgGCCGGTATTGCCGACACCTTTCTGGGCGAAGTACTGCGAGGATGGAATATTCAAAAGAGCGTCGTGCTGGTTCCGGGCATGAGCACACACATGTGGTCTAACCCGGCGACAAAAAGACAACTCAGTAAAATACACAGAAAGTGGAATTGGATTCGAGTCATGACGCCGATTCTATGGCATTACGAGGGGCAGATGAATCCCAAGAGGGTGCCCAACTGGAATGGGTTCAACGAGGTGCTTGGAATAATTAAAAATCAAGCCGATTTACTGGGCCTTGGTCGAGATGTCGAAATAGCCACTGGAACTGTCGTTGTCCCCGATACGAATGTTCAAATTCGCTCGAAACTACCGCCCGAAATATGGACAATGGTCCTCGACCAAGCTGGTGACTGGGAACTCGCCAAAGCACTCGGCATGTATACCAATCTTCCCATGCCAACTGCCTGGTCCCTCGAACCCAAGGATCCTTCTGTTCCCCTCAAAGTATACGAGCACGAGCTTGAATGGACAGCACTTACGGGAAACTCGGCAGCTATATGCAAAAAATTATCACAATCCCCGCCCAACTTTCGAGATGTGCCCGCCTTGGTTGTCAAACTCATTATCCGCTTCGCTCTTATTGATGTCCTGGCTTACATGGAGGCAAACCGGCCAGACCTATTTAGAGCCTTTGACGGAACCACGCTCCCCACCAATGCTTCAGCATACTACCCACGAACAGATGTTCTCGATTTTTGGAAGCAAAGCAAATGGTTCCGCGACGAACACATGTACGATGCAGAAGCCGTGGATGGAGCGTCAAAGAACGGCCACGTCCGTATCCTGGACTGGTGGTGGCGCCGCTCCGGCCTCCCCCTGCGGTACACAGAAACAGCGCTTGAACAAGCCAGCGGTCGCGGACACTTACTCGTCCTCGAATGGTGGCGTGATGCCGCGGCTCAAGACGAAGAAATTGTTCTCCGTCCCGGCCGCTCTCTCCTGTGGGCATCGCAGCACGGACAAGCAGACGTCCTCAAGTGGTGGGACGCATCGGGTATACCTGTCGCTCATGGCGATGCCGTGACCAAGGTCGCTTCCCGCTGgggccaagtccaagtcctCGAGACTTGGCGCCGTCTCAAGGGTGACAACAAACTCGTCTTTGATCCTGATGTTTTACTCAGTTCGACTATACACCAGCATGTCGATGTGCTGGAGTGGTGGCGCAAGTTTGCACACGGCGAGCTGGAAGGCATGGAAGGGAGAAAGCAGCTCGTTGAGTTCCGGAcgttcaacattgaagaagcCTTGGAGGATAGCATCGGCGATGCGGACCAAAACAGGGCCAGGAAATGGTGGGCACAGTACGGATTGGATTTAGGCATGAGGAATGaggaatggcttcaaacgAGGTACCTGTAA